The genome window AGCTTTTCAGTGTTAAGTATAATCTCTCAGCTTGGCTGTTCCCAGTCGGCTCACGTCTAGAAGAATCACATGACGCTCAGTGAGTCAATGATTTCCGGCCCTTGAGCATTCTGCGCAGTATCAACTCGATGCCGCCCCGAGTGCTGATCCGCTTCCGCCAGCCATGAGTTCGTATCCTCTTGATGGTTTTTGGCTGGTACTCGGTGCCGCGCGTCTTGGTCCGCACTTGCCCCTGGCTCCAAGGGAAAAGTCGGGAGCTCAGGCCACCAGCTTCTGCCCGCCCCACCAAGGAGCTCGGGACCAGGAGGCCACTGGGCCGTGACAGGAGGGAGCTGAAAAACTTGCACAAGCCGGGTCCCGATGGCACAACAGGAGCCAAGAACTGCGCTAACTGCCACCTGCAAAAGGCAACAGAGGATGCGTTAGCGAGcttgagtgttaatgtcaacaTTTAGGATTTATTTGAACAAAAATATGCCAAGCTTTTCTCCCCTTTTTTTAATGTTATGCTAATGAACACATTTGGTACAGGATGTTGATAAACAACTGATCAGGAATTAAATTAAGCATAACTAGGatcaagagatagagagagatatataACACGGAATCTACTTCAGTCCCCATCTGGGAGTCGTACATTCCTCTCCTTAGACGGACATACcaatttggagcaggagtaggccattcagccccttgaacctgctctgccattcaataagattatggttggTCTGAATGTGGCCTCAACTCCTCATTCCGCCTACTCACAAAACTCCTTGATTCCTTTCTTGGTCAAAAATCtacctacctctgccttaaaaatattcaatgaccctgcctctaccactctctgggaagagagttccaagacTTATCTATATACCCTGCTATTATAAATGCTAAAATGAATTCTATGTTTATAACGGAAGCTTCCTATGTAAATTTGTCACTGTAATTACACCCTCCCACCAACAAGACTGCTGTGTAAAGTATATAGGCAGTCCCTgttgacaaagcagcccgcttgattggcaccccatccataaacattcactccac of Mustelus asterias chromosome 26, sMusAst1.hap1.1, whole genome shotgun sequence contains these proteins:
- the mrpl34 gene encoding large ribosomal subunit protein bL34m isoform X3, translated to MANETAGCWWQLAQFLAPVVPSGPGLCKFFSSLLSRPSGLLVPSSLVGRAEAGGLSSRLFPWSQGQVRTKTRGTEYQPKTIKRIRTHGWRKRISTRGGIELILRRMLKGRKSLTH
- the mrpl34 gene encoding large ribosomal subunit protein bL34m isoform X1, producing MLVSGWQRGPTPFSWSLRVRVRGGMSFLRAAPRGCRWQLAQFLAPVVPSGPGLCKFFSSLLSRPSGLLVPSSLVGRAEAGGLSSRLFPWSQGQVRTKTRGTEYQPKTIKRIRTHGWRKRISTRGGIELILRRMLKGRKSLTH
- the mrpl34 gene encoding large ribosomal subunit protein bL34m isoform X2, giving the protein MVELLKGGMCKRWQLAQFLAPVVPSGPGLCKFFSSLLSRPSGLLVPSSLVGRAEAGGLSSRLFPWSQGQVRTKTRGTEYQPKTIKRIRTHGWRKRISTRGGIELILRRMLKGRKSLTH